The following proteins are co-located in the Candidatus Bipolaricaulota bacterium genome:
- a CDS encoding amidohydrolase — MIVREEPTINPAKHRLQGDDLVRFDLVIVNAQVHTLRKRGETATAVGVIGGRIARVGNTAEIKQGITPTTKVIDAGGRVVLPGFVDAHTHFAIMGVRETQLSLREAGSKADVLRAVTEHAAARGKGEWVIGTDWDESRWSDDKTYLTKDELDRAAPENPVALRRIDGHLWSVNSQALERVKIGSDTIGYEEADAGILKEHAGDRLAEVIAPDVDGYVAGIATAVRKAHSLGVTSVHDAYVDGTRIKAYRRLHESNGLNVRVTMLPGVEYLDEMIDIGLGQGFGDERLRLGPVKILADGSIGAMSAAVSDGYRDAPNNTGTLTWDEERLRETVAKAHLNDIQLAIHAIGDRAIGLVLDALEQAGAAAKGLRHRIEHFEMPTSEHIAQMARLGVVASMQPNFVGEWGLPGGMYENRLGRERAVEMNPFARLVAAGVPLAFGSDCMPFGPLYGVHWAVNAPHPGQRISPEEAFRAYTYGGAYAEHAEGEKGTIAPGLLADLVILDGDPFHDPRRINEMGVAATVFAGKLVYQTDEVTIT, encoded by the coding sequence ATGATCGTACGCGAGGAGCCGACAATCAACCCAGCGAAACACCGCCTTCAAGGAGACGATTTGGTCCGGTTCGATCTGGTGATAGTAAACGCCCAGGTGCACACCCTGAGAAAACGGGGTGAAACAGCAACAGCAGTGGGGGTCATCGGCGGCAGGATCGCCCGGGTAGGAAACACCGCGGAGATAAAGCAAGGGATTACACCAACCACCAAGGTGATCGACGCTGGTGGGCGCGTCGTCCTCCCCGGGTTCGTCGATGCGCACACCCACTTCGCCATCATGGGGGTGAGGGAGACCCAGCTGAGCCTGCGGGAGGCGGGATCAAAGGCCGATGTGCTCCGCGCGGTGACGGAGCACGCCGCGGCCCGCGGCAAGGGAGAATGGGTCATCGGCACCGATTGGGACGAGAGCAGATGGAGCGACGATAAGACTTACCTTACCAAGGATGAGCTCGACCGGGCCGCCCCGGAAAACCCGGTCGCGCTGCGCCGGATCGACGGGCATTTGTGGAGCGTGAACTCCCAGGCACTCGAACGCGTCAAGATCGGTTCGGATACCATCGGGTACGAAGAAGCCGACGCCGGGATTCTGAAGGAGCACGCCGGGGACCGACTGGCCGAGGTTATTGCCCCGGACGTCGACGGTTACGTCGCCGGGATTGCGACGGCGGTGAGAAAGGCACATTCCCTCGGGGTGACCTCGGTGCACGACGCCTACGTCGATGGCACGCGGATAAAGGCCTACCGCAGGCTGCACGAGTCCAACGGACTGAACGTGCGGGTGACCATGCTCCCCGGGGTGGAATACCTGGACGAGATGATCGACATCGGTCTGGGACAGGGGTTCGGGGACGAGCGACTCCGGTTGGGACCGGTTAAGATACTGGCCGACGGCTCGATCGGGGCGATGTCCGCGGCGGTAAGCGACGGTTATCGTGACGCGCCGAATAATACCGGCACCCTCACTTGGGATGAGGAAAGGCTGCGGGAGACGGTGGCCAAGGCGCACCTGAACGATATCCAACTTGCGATCCACGCGATCGGAGACCGGGCGATCGGGCTCGTCCTCGATGCTCTGGAACAGGCTGGGGCGGCGGCGAAGGGACTGCGCCACCGGATCGAGCATTTCGAGATGCCCACCTCGGAGCATATCGCGCAAATGGCGCGGTTAGGGGTGGTGGCTTCGATGCAGCCCAATTTCGTGGGAGAATGGGGCCTGCCCGGAGGGATGTACGAGAACCGGCTCGGACGAGAGAGAGCGGTTGAGATGAACCCGTTCGCGCGGCTGGTCGCGGCCGGGGTCCCGCTCGCGTTCGGATCGGACTGCATGCCGTTCGGCCCGCTGTACGGGGTCCACTGGGCGGTGAACGCCCCGCATCCCGGACAAAGGATATCCCCGGAGGAGGCGTTCCGCGCCTACACCTACGGGGGAGCGTACGCCGAGCACGCGGAGGGGGAGAAAGGGACGATCGCTCCAGGGCTTCTCGCCGATCTTGTGATCCTCGACGGCGACCCGTTCCATGACCCGCGACGGATCAACGAGATGGGAGTTGCCGCGACGGTGTTTGCCGGTAAACTGGTGTATCAGACCGATGAGGTGACAATAACGTAA
- the dgt gene encoding dNTP triphosphohydrolase: protein MRDLAPYATRSVETRGREYPIEPDPIRTAFQRDRDRIIHSKAFRRLEYKTQVFVNHEGDHYRTRLTHSLEVWQIGETIATALGLNSDLTAAIALGHDLGHTPFGHSGEDALDALLPGGFRHYEHGVRVVEELEDAYSYRGIRGLNLTFEVREGTLKHVVWKTQLDPNRFPHLEPTVMPTLEGQVINIADPTAFISHDLDDGLRAGILDPDGLRSLGIYKVLGNGKDGQPWTKRVIPYLVNDVIETTRKRLRDLGIGSPEDVRRIPELIVDFSEKAKALRDELLAYLFEHFYETSQVRRMRKQGMRVIEALFTAFLEDWKLLPRETVAPVRDQLIATADDREAQLEILRPLVRDYIAGMTDRFAYRTYAEIIGPPPVVL from the coding sequence CTGCGCGACCTCGCCCCGTACGCCACCCGCAGTGTTGAGACACGGGGAAGGGAGTACCCGATCGAGCCTGATCCAATCCGCACTGCGTTCCAGCGCGACCGTGACCGCATCATCCACTCCAAGGCGTTCCGCCGGTTGGAGTACAAGACCCAGGTGTTCGTCAATCACGAGGGGGACCACTACCGCACCCGACTCACCCATTCCCTGGAGGTGTGGCAGATCGGGGAGACGATCGCGACCGCACTCGGGCTGAACTCCGATCTCACCGCGGCGATCGCCCTCGGCCACGATCTCGGGCACACCCCGTTCGGCCATTCCGGGGAGGACGCGCTCGACGCCCTCCTTCCCGGCGGGTTCCGCCATTACGAGCATGGAGTGCGGGTGGTGGAAGAATTGGAAGACGCGTATTCCTATCGCGGCATCCGCGGGTTGAACCTGACTTTCGAGGTGCGGGAGGGGACCCTGAAGCACGTGGTGTGGAAGACGCAGCTCGATCCGAACCGGTTTCCCCACCTCGAACCGACGGTGATGCCGACGCTCGAGGGGCAGGTGATCAACATTGCCGATCCGACGGCGTTTATCTCCCACGACCTCGACGACGGGCTCCGCGCCGGGATCCTGGATCCCGATGGACTGAGGTCTCTCGGGATCTACAAAGTCCTTGGTAACGGGAAGGACGGCCAGCCGTGGACGAAGCGGGTGATCCCGTATCTAGTGAACGACGTGATCGAGACCACACGAAAGCGGCTACGAGACCTGGGGATAGGATCACCGGAGGATGTGCGGCGGATTCCGGAACTCATCGTCGATTTCTCCGAGAAGGCGAAGGCGTTGCGCGATGAGCTCCTCGCTTATCTGTTCGAACACTTCTATGAGACCTCTCAGGTACGGCGGATGCGCAAGCAGGGGATGCGGGTGATCGAGGCGCTGTTCACTGCGTTCCTCGAGGATTGGAAGCTCCTCCCCCGTGAGACGGTCGCCCCGGTCCGCGATCAGTTGATCGCCACTGCGGATGACAGGGAGGCCCAACTCGAGATCCTCCGCCCCCTCGTGCGGGATTACATCGCGGGGATGACGGATCGATTCGCGTACCGTACCTACGCCGAGATCATCGGCCCGCCGCCGGTCGTCCTCTAG
- the smpB gene encoding SsrA-binding protein SmpB, which translates to MVNQVATNRKARHNYTIEETFEAGIVLVGSEVKSLRQGNCSLEDGYAVIKDGEVILRGVHIAPYKQASIYNVDPDRDRRLLLHRREIARLVGKVKERGYTLVPLRIYFKRGYAKVELGLGRGKKLYDKRRKLREEDERRRTDEALKRYARGQRV; encoded by the coding sequence ATGGTCAACCAGGTGGCGACAAACCGCAAAGCACGGCACAACTACACGATCGAGGAGACGTTCGAGGCCGGGATCGTCCTTGTCGGATCCGAGGTGAAGAGCCTCCGCCAGGGGAACTGCTCCCTTGAGGACGGCTACGCTGTGATAAAGGACGGCGAGGTGATCCTGCGCGGGGTGCACATCGCCCCGTACAAGCAGGCCTCGATCTACAACGTCGATCCGGACCGCGATCGACGCCTCCTCCTTCACCGTCGCGAGATCGCCCGCCTGGTGGGGAAGGTGAAGGAGCGTGGCTACACCCTCGTCCCGTTACGGATCTACTTCAAGCGCGGCTACGCCAAGGTCGAGCTCGGCCTCGGACGAGGGAAGAAGCTCTACGACAAGCGGCGCAAGCTGCGCGAGGAGGACGAGCGCCGCCGCACCGACGAGGCACTCAAGCGCTACGCACGGGGGCAACGGGTATGA
- a CDS encoding isocitrate/isopropylmalate dehydrogenase family protein: MATYKIAWLPGDGVGKEVLDAARIVLDRVGFDAEYIHGDIGWEFWKTEGNPLPERTIELLKSTDACLFGAITSKPKDEAAAELAPELQGKGYVYSSPIVALRQLFNLHTNLRPCKAYPGNPLNFRDDIDLVIFRENTEGLYSGVEWHPVPAEVRKALETHPKMQRFVGVANEDMAVSTRIFTRKACQTIVRGAFEYAREHDYGSVTVVEKPNVIRETSGLMVREARAIARDYPGIELREANVDAMCMWLVKNPQDYAVLVSSNMFGDIISDLAAQLVGGLGFAAAGNIGDDYAIFEPTHGSAPKYAGMNKVNPIATIRAAKMMLDYLGERDKAAAIERAIERVIKDGKVRTYDMGGDATTTQMAEAIAAAVEEG, encoded by the coding sequence ATGGCAACCTACAAGATCGCTTGGCTTCCCGGAGACGGGGTGGGGAAAGAGGTGCTGGACGCGGCGCGGATCGTCCTCGACAGGGTGGGATTTGACGCCGAGTACATCCACGGCGACATCGGCTGGGAGTTCTGGAAGACGGAGGGGAATCCACTCCCCGAGCGCACAATCGAGCTTCTGAAATCGACGGACGCCTGCCTGTTCGGGGCGATCACCTCCAAGCCGAAGGACGAAGCGGCGGCCGAGCTCGCGCCGGAGCTGCAGGGGAAGGGATACGTGTATTCCAGTCCGATCGTGGCGCTGCGCCAGCTGTTCAACCTGCACACCAACCTGCGGCCGTGCAAGGCCTATCCCGGAAACCCGCTCAACTTCCGCGACGACATCGACCTGGTGATATTCCGCGAGAACACCGAGGGCCTGTACTCCGGGGTGGAGTGGCATCCGGTGCCCGCTGAGGTGCGCAAAGCACTCGAGACCCATCCGAAGATGCAACGGTTCGTCGGGGTGGCAAACGAGGACATGGCAGTATCGACCCGGATATTCACCCGCAAGGCGTGTCAGACGATCGTGCGCGGCGCGTTCGAGTACGCAAGGGAGCACGACTACGGATCGGTGACCGTGGTGGAGAAGCCGAACGTGATCCGCGAGACATCGGGGCTGATGGTGCGCGAGGCGCGGGCGATCGCGCGGGACTATCCCGGAATCGAACTGCGCGAGGCGAACGTGGACGCGATGTGCATGTGGCTTGTGAAGAACCCACAGGACTACGCCGTGCTCGTCTCCTCCAACATGTTCGGGGACATCATCTCCGATCTCGCGGCCCAGCTCGTCGGCGGGCTCGGGTTCGCCGCCGCGGGGAACATCGGGGACGACTACGCGATCTTCGAGCCGACGCACGGGTCCGCCCCCAAGTACGCGGGGATGAACAAGGTGAACCCGATCGCCACCATCCGCGCGGCGAAGATGATGCTCGACTACCTCGGAGAACGCGACAAGGCCGCCGCGATCGAGCGCGCGATCGAGCGCGTGATCAAAGACGGGAAGGTCCGTACCTACGACATGGGCGGGGATGCGACCACGACGCAGATGGCCGAGGCGATCGCCGCCGCGGTCGAGGAGGGATGA
- a CDS encoding inorganic phosphate transporter, translated as MWTLIAGGFMGWALGANDAANLIGPAVESRALRFWTAAVIASGFVVLGAVMVGSRGFATYGAIGTQTLVSSFIVMLSAGITVAGMTFLGLPVSGTQAVVGAIIGAGLVSGGVNVAPLIKIFVSWVLTPLGGLVAAYIPYKLITLYPGHGISRLATHIRVVRIGLVLVTAYAAYSYGANNVANVTGVYVKAGLLSPLPAAIIGAATIALGILTFSRNVIRTVGSRLVALDPFAALVVVLGESITLNIYALLGVPVSASQAVVGAVVGIGLVKGARTINARALVRILFGWLGTPTIAAGLSLGLTLLIRAI; from the coding sequence ATGTGGACGCTGATCGCGGGAGGATTCATGGGATGGGCCCTCGGGGCGAATGACGCTGCCAACCTGATCGGCCCGGCGGTGGAGAGCCGGGCGCTTCGGTTCTGGACCGCTGCAGTGATTGCTTCGGGGTTCGTCGTGCTGGGAGCGGTGATGGTGGGGAGCCGTGGGTTCGCCACCTACGGGGCGATCGGGACCCAAACGCTCGTATCGAGTTTCATCGTCATGCTCTCCGCGGGGATCACGGTTGCCGGGATGACCTTCCTCGGCCTCCCCGTCTCCGGGACGCAGGCGGTGGTGGGGGCGATCATCGGAGCGGGTCTGGTCTCCGGCGGGGTGAACGTCGCTCCCCTGATAAAGATCTTCGTCTCCTGGGTCCTTACTCCGCTCGGCGGTCTCGTCGCTGCCTACATCCCGTACAAGCTGATCACCCTTTACCCCGGACACGGGATCAGTCGGCTCGCGACGCACATCCGTGTTGTCCGAATCGGACTCGTCCTTGTGACCGCCTATGCCGCCTATTCGTACGGGGCGAACAACGTGGCCAACGTCACCGGGGTGTACGTAAAAGCCGGTCTCCTCTCCCCTCTTCCTGCTGCGATCATCGGTGCAGCGACGATTGCGCTTGGGATCCTCACGTTCAGCCGAAACGTGATACGCACCGTGGGAAGCCGGCTCGTCGCCCTTGACCCGTTCGCCGCGTTGGTCGTAGTGTTGGGAGAATCGATCACCCTCAACATCTACGCCCTCCTCGGGGTTCCGGTATCGGCGTCACAAGCGGTGGTCGGAGCGGTAGTCGGGATCGGATTGGTGAAAGGGGCGCGAACGATCAACGCCCGCGCCCTTGTTCGCATCCTGTTCGGTTGGCTCGGAACCCCGACGATCGCTGCCGGACTCTCCCTCGGTCTCACCCTCCTCATCCGGGCTATCTAG
- the mutT gene encoding 8-oxo-dGTP diphosphatase MutT, protein MKHLDVAAGIVRDRSGRSVLITARREADDRGGEWEFPGGTREPGETLAACLARELREELGIEVQVGKELARVEHTYPDIEITLHAFACRHLGGEPRALGCADWRWVEPEKLAEYRLSPADRELLPLLEDDLQPEPEADKPV, encoded by the coding sequence ATGAAGCATCTCGATGTGGCGGCCGGGATCGTGCGGGATAGGAGCGGTCGGTCGGTCCTGATCACCGCGCGGCGCGAGGCGGATGATCGCGGCGGCGAGTGGGAGTTTCCCGGCGGCACCCGTGAGCCAGGCGAGACGCTCGCGGCGTGCCTCGCCCGCGAGCTGCGCGAAGAGCTGGGGATCGAGGTTCAAGTTGGAAAGGAGCTCGCGCGGGTGGAGCACACCTATCCCGATATCGAGATAACCCTGCACGCGTTCGCGTGCCGTCACCTCGGCGGGGAACCGCGAGCGCTGGGATGCGCTGATTGGAGATGGGTCGAGCCGGAGAAGCTAGCGGAGTACCGGCTCTCTCCGGCCGACCGCGAGTTGTTGCCGCTGTTAGAAGACGATCTCCAACCCGAGCCCGAAGCTGATAAGCCCGTTTAG
- a CDS encoding MmgE/PrpD family protein — protein sequence MMSTISERLAKFASALSYDAVPEDARREAKRFLLDSIGCAIAALDHADMRQAHSYIQRLGGSEQATVIGHGTRTNLPNAALMNSLLIRAMDYNDIYWVNDPSHPSDIIPAALAPAEFRGLSGKELITGIVIAYELEMRFCHAADPGIREVGWHHASLTQFVSPLVAGRMLGLPVEQLVAAVGISGSSHFTLGGVVAGKLTNMKNTADPMAVEAGVRAALLASTGYTGPVELFEGKEGVFEVISNVRWSAEEITRGLGEEFLITKCGYKAFPTEALTHQPITAALELMAEEKIDPHAVTEIVVRTTTRGADILSDPSKYDPQTKETADHSLPYCIAVAIAKGNVLPSDFTEEAIRDPFVRSFLPKIKVIADPEIDALFPKVKRAIVTITTADGQKFEKTEDHAKGRAARPMSDAELIAKFRANADGAFPPDRLDEIIDATMNLERFGDVREFVQLLIR from the coding sequence ATGATGAGCACGATAAGCGAGAGATTGGCAAAGTTCGCGTCCGCGCTCTCCTACGACGCCGTTCCGGAGGATGCCCGGCGGGAAGCTAAGCGGTTCCTGCTCGACTCGATCGGCTGTGCCATCGCTGCGCTCGATCACGCCGACATGCGCCAGGCCCACAGCTACATTCAGAGGCTCGGGGGAAGCGAACAGGCGACGGTGATCGGGCACGGGACACGCACCAACCTCCCGAACGCCGCGCTGATGAACTCGCTTCTCATCCGGGCGATGGACTACAACGACATCTACTGGGTGAACGATCCGTCCCACCCGTCGGACATCATCCCCGCCGCCCTTGCCCCGGCCGAGTTCCGGGGGCTGTCCGGGAAGGAGCTGATCACGGGGATCGTGATCGCCTACGAGCTCGAGATGCGGTTCTGCCACGCCGCCGATCCCGGGATCCGCGAGGTCGGCTGGCATCACGCCTCCCTCACCCAGTTCGTCAGCCCCCTCGTCGCCGGGCGGATGCTCGGGCTGCCCGTGGAGCAGCTCGTCGCCGCCGTCGGGATATCCGGATCGAGCCACTTCACCCTCGGCGGGGTGGTAGCCGGGAAGCTCACCAACATGAAGAACACCGCCGATCCCATGGCTGTCGAGGCCGGGGTGCGCGCCGCCCTGTTGGCGTCGACCGGCTACACCGGCCCGGTCGAGCTGTTTGAGGGGAAAGAGGGGGTATTCGAGGTGATCTCCAACGTGCGCTGGAGCGCGGAGGAGATCACCCGCGGCCTCGGCGAGGAGTTTCTCATCACCAAGTGCGGGTACAAGGCGTTCCCGACTGAGGCCCTCACCCACCAGCCGATCACCGCGGCGCTCGAGCTGATGGCCGAGGAGAAGATCGACCCCCATGCGGTGACCGAGATCGTGGTCAGGACCACCACCCGCGGGGCGGACATCCTGTCCGATCCGTCGAAGTACGACCCACAGACGAAGGAGACGGCTGATCATTCCCTTCCCTACTGCATCGCGGTCGCAATTGCCAAGGGGAACGTCCTCCCGTCCGACTTCACCGAGGAGGCGATCCGCGATCCGTTCGTTCGCAGCTTCCTCCCGAAGATCAAGGTGATCGCCGATCCGGAGATCGACGCGCTGTTTCCCAAGGTGAAGCGGGCGATCGTGACGATAACCACGGCCGACGGACAGAAGTTCGAGAAGACGGAGGACCACGCCAAGGGCCGGGCGGCCCGGCCGATGAGCGATGCCGAGCTGATCGCCAAGTTCCGCGCCAACGCCGACGGGGCGTTTCCACCTGATCGGCTGGACGAGATCATCGATGCAACGATGAACCTCGAGCGATTCGGAGACGTGCGCGAGTTCGTGCAGCTCCTCATCAGATGA
- a CDS encoding ABC transporter permease has product MKRIDWDLTIGAGITAVFLLIGLLSLVYTPYPPNAQRIEIRLSPPSLAHPLGTDQLGRDVLSRLMEGARHSLAVALTAVFLGACAGTTLGMIAGWCPGILDEVLMRTVDFIMGFPILLFALLIAAVLGPGMRNSLIAIAVANVPVFARLTRGNLLSLREREFVLAARACGAETGRILYAHLLPNLISPLLIQGTISLGTAILADAGLSYLGLGIQPPHPSWGRMVYEARSFLALDPWLAIYPGLAIALSILGFNLLGDGLRDRFDPRRARRRARRARSR; this is encoded by the coding sequence ATGAAGCGGATCGATTGGGATCTCACGATCGGAGCCGGGATCACCGCCGTCTTTCTCCTCATCGGCCTCCTCAGCCTCGTCTATACCCCCTACCCGCCGAACGCACAACGAATCGAGATCCGCCTTTCCCCACCGTCGCTCGCCCATCCCCTGGGCACGGACCAGCTCGGACGCGACGTTCTAAGCCGGCTGATGGAGGGAGCGCGCCATTCCCTCGCCGTCGCCCTCACCGCCGTCTTCCTCGGAGCGTGCGCCGGGACCACATTGGGGATGATCGCGGGGTGGTGTCCCGGAATCCTGGATGAGGTTCTAATGCGGACGGTCGATTTCATCATGGGGTTCCCCATCCTCCTGTTCGCCCTCCTGATTGCGGCGGTCCTCGGGCCGGGGATGCGGAACAGTCTGATCGCGATCGCGGTGGCTAACGTCCCAGTGTTTGCCCGGCTCACCCGCGGGAACCTCCTCTCCCTGCGGGAGCGGGAGTTCGTGCTCGCCGCACGGGCGTGTGGGGCGGAGACGGGACGGATCCTGTACGCCCATTTGCTCCCCAACCTCATCTCCCCCCTTCTCATTCAGGGGACGATCAGCCTGGGAACGGCGATCCTTGCCGACGCTGGGTTGAGCTACCTCGGGCTCGGGATACAGCCACCGCATCCATCGTGGGGGAGGATGGTGTACGAGGCGCGCTCGTTCCTCGCGCTCGACCCATGGCTCGCCATCTACCCCGGCCTGGCGATCGCCCTGTCCATCCTCGGGTTCAACCTCCTTGGAGACGGACTGCGGGACCGATTCGACCCCCGCCGCGCTAGGAGGAGGGCCAGGAGAGCTCGGTCACGTTGA
- a CDS encoding ABC transporter permease produces MGAYLLRRGIGLGLTLFLISVAVFLVINVLPGDPAQVVLGMEADPATYQAMRARLGLDRPIMTRYFDWLAGALRGDLGRSLQQGIPVSELISTRMEVTLPLSGLAALLAIGVSIPLGVLTAAHHNRIWDYVGRFILQLGMIIPEFWAGIILILIFSVRLHVLPAGGFPGWETGGRGLLALFLPAVALSLPRAAVLGRTVRGAMIEILGEEYVQAARGKGLPERRVLYRCALRNALLPVVTLSGLLGAQLVAGSILIENVFSLPGVGRLAFQAIGARDLPLVQGTVVVIAALIAVLNFGVDLTYGLLDPRIRYR; encoded by the coding sequence ATGGGAGCGTATCTTCTGCGTCGGGGGATCGGGCTCGGGCTGACGCTGTTTCTGATCTCCGTCGCTGTCTTCCTTGTGATCAACGTGCTCCCCGGCGATCCGGCCCAGGTGGTGCTCGGGATGGAGGCGGATCCCGCTACCTATCAGGCGATGCGAGCCCGGCTCGGGCTCGACCGGCCGATCATGACGCGCTACTTCGACTGGCTCGCGGGAGCGCTCCGCGGCGACCTCGGCCGCTCCCTGCAGCAAGGGATCCCGGTCTCAGAGCTGATCTCGACGAGGATGGAGGTCACCCTCCCGCTCAGCGGCCTCGCCGCCCTCCTGGCGATCGGGGTCTCCATCCCGCTGGGGGTGTTGACCGCTGCACACCACAACCGTATCTGGGATTATGTCGGTCGGTTCATTCTCCAACTCGGGATGATCATCCCTGAGTTCTGGGCCGGGATCATTCTCATCCTCATCTTCTCGGTCCGATTACACGTCCTCCCGGCGGGCGGATTCCCGGGCTGGGAGACAGGAGGGCGCGGGCTCCTCGCTCTTTTCCTTCCCGCAGTCGCTCTCAGCCTTCCCCGGGCCGCTGTCCTCGGACGAACGGTGCGGGGGGCGATGATCGAGATACTGGGAGAGGAATACGTGCAGGCGGCACGGGGAAAGGGATTGCCGGAGCGACGGGTCCTCTACCGCTGTGCCCTGCGAAACGCCCTCCTCCCGGTCGTCACCCTGTCCGGCCTCCTCGGGGCGCAGCTGGTCGCGGGGAGCATCCTGATCGAGAACGTCTTTTCCCTCCCCGGGGTGGGGCGGCTTGCGTTCCAGGCGATCGGGGCGCGTGACCTCCCCCTTGTCCAAGGGACGGTGGTGGTGATCGCGGCGTTGATCGCTGTCCTGAACTTCGGGGTTGATCTCACCTACGGGCTCCTCGATCCGAGGATTCGTTACCGATGA
- a CDS encoding ABC transporter substrate-binding protein, which translates to MRNSLIVIGGLMLALLLSLSAFPHDNSVVIAVPDEPPCLDPTTNAAAAIDQLLNQNVYEGLVRVTPDGRIVPALAESFVVARDGLTYTFRLRRGVRFHNGEPFTARDVIATFTRDRDKDYGHPHPEYYTDIDEITAPDPYTVVFHLARVDAAFLSLLALGDSVILPADLPQDIKSHPVGTGPFEFAEWKLGDHLTLTRFPGYYREGIPQLDEVTFRFIPDSAAALAALLSGDVDIDARVPAEIALGVRDNPGIDTVAGPQNLVQIMAINNARAPFDDLRVRQAIAYALDRDEIIQGSMFGYGTPIGTHLTPASPYYVDLTGLYPHDPAKARALLAAAGYPGGFSTTLTLPQNYEIHVRTGEIIADQLSRVGIETKIELVDWGQWLSRVYHQADYDLTVIGHIGKLDPGLMLVGYGKERPDYYFRRGYDNPTLDDLLARGMVTLDEEARKKIYVQAEEIIARDVVNYFIQDPDQIFLLKKGLSGFNLYPIYLINVTELSWPSS; encoded by the coding sequence ATGCGGAATTCTCTGATCGTGATCGGAGGGCTGATGTTGGCCCTTCTCCTTTCGTTATCCGCTTTTCCCCATGACAACAGCGTGGTGATCGCCGTCCCGGACGAACCGCCGTGCCTCGATCCGACGACGAACGCCGCCGCAGCGATCGATCAGCTCCTCAATCAAAACGTATACGAAGGACTGGTGCGTGTAACCCCGGACGGCAGGATCGTCCCCGCATTGGCGGAGTCGTTCGTGGTGGCGCGCGACGGACTCACCTACACCTTTCGTCTCCGCCGCGGGGTGCGGTTCCACAACGGGGAACCGTTTACGGCGCGCGACGTGATCGCCACCTTCACCCGCGATCGGGACAAGGACTACGGGCATCCCCACCCCGAGTACTACACCGATATCGATGAGATCACCGCCCCCGATCCCTACACCGTGGTCTTCCACCTTGCCCGGGTCGATGCGGCGTTCCTCTCCCTTCTCGCTCTGGGCGACTCGGTGATCCTTCCAGCGGACCTCCCGCAGGACATCAAGAGCCATCCCGTGGGGACAGGACCGTTCGAGTTCGCGGAGTGGAAGCTCGGGGATCACCTCACCCTAACCCGCTTCCCCGGATACTACCGCGAGGGGATTCCGCAACTGGACGAGGTGACGTTCCGGTTCATCCCGGATTCCGCCGCCGCGCTCGCCGCCCTCCTCTCCGGGGATGTCGACATCGACGCTCGCGTTCCCGCGGAGATCGCCCTCGGGGTGCGGGACAACCCCGGGATCGATACGGTCGCCGGGCCCCAAAACCTGGTCCAGATCATGGCGATCAACAACGCCCGTGCCCCATTCGACGACCTGCGCGTCCGTCAAGCGATCGCCTACGCCCTCGATCGTGATGAGATCATTCAGGGCTCGATGTTCGGATACGGGACCCCGATCGGGACCCACCTCACCCCGGCGAGCCCGTACTACGTCGATCTGACCGGTCTGTATCCCCATGACCCGGCCAAGGCGCGTGCCCTGCTCGCCGCCGCCGGGTATCCGGGCGGGTTCTCGACTACCCTGACCCTGCCGCAGAATTACGAGATTCACGTGCGTACCGGGGAGATCATCGCGGATCAGCTCTCGCGGGTCGGGATCGAGACGAAGATCGAGCTGGTCGATTGGGGACAGTGGCTGTCGCGTGTCTACCATCAGGCCGATTACGACCTTACCGTGATCGGACACATCGGGAAGCTCGACCCCGGCCTGATGCTGGTCGGCTACGGGAAGGAGCGACCGGATTACTATTTCCGTCGCGGCTACGACAACCCAACCCTGGACGATCTCCTCGCCCGGGGAATGGTCACACTGGACGAAGAGGCGAGAAAGAAGATCTACGTGCAAGCCGAAGAGATCATCGCCCGCGACGTCGTGAACTACTTCATTCAGGACCCGGACCAGATATTCCTGTTGAAGAAGGGGCTGAGCGGGTTCAACCTGTATCCGATCTACCTCATCAACGTGACCGAGCTCTCCTGGCCCTCCTCCTAG